In a single window of the Diospyros lotus cultivar Yz01 chromosome 10, ASM1463336v1, whole genome shotgun sequence genome:
- the LOC127811299 gene encoding probable sugar phosphate/phosphate translocator At1g48230 yields MGKMINKSLLLTYLYLLIYILLSSGVILYNKWVLSPKYFNFPFPITLTMIHMGFSGIVAFFLVRVFKIVTPVKMTFEIYSTCVIPISAFFASSLWFGNTAYLHISVAFIQMLKALMPVATFLMAVLCGTDKLRWDVFSNMVLVSVGVVISSYGEIHFNIVGTVYQVTGIFAEALRLVLTQVLLQKKGLTLNPITSLYYIAPCSFVFLFVPWYFLEKPGMEISQIQFNSWIFLSNAICALALNFSIFLVIGRTGAVTIRVAGVLKDWILIALSTIIFPESTITGLNIIGYAIALCGVVMYNYLKVKDVRASQLPSESLLERIGKDWKLEKKSSDVHRPDSGDDNNGGSGRGNNFASDLNVDEEAAVIPSRLSHIGRSQLNSSHGV; encoded by the exons ATGGGGAAGATGATCAATAAATCACTTCTTTTGACCTATCTGTACTTGCTTATATACATTCTGCTCTCTTCTGGAGTCATATTATACAACAAG TGGGTTCTCTCCCCAAAGTACTTCAACTTTCCATTTCCAATAACACTTACCATGATTCATATGGGATTTTCTGGAATTGTAGCATTCTTTCTTGTTCGTGTTTTCAAG ATTGTAACTCCTGTTAAAATGACATTCGAGAT ATACTCAACATGCGTTATTCCTATAAGTGCCTTCTTTGCTTCAAGCCTCTG GTTTGGTAACACTGCTTACCTTCATATCTCCGTGGCCTTCATCCAGATGCTGAAAGCCCTAA TGCCAGTGGCGACATTTCTTATGGCCGTTTTGTGTGGCACTGACAAATTAAGATGGGACGTGTTTTCGAACATGGTGCTGGTCAGTGTTGGAGTTGTAATTTCCTCATACGGGGAAATTCATTTTAATATAGTCGGTACAGTTTATCAGGTTACTGGCATCTTTGCAGAGGCTCTGAGGCTTGTTTTGACTCAAGTCCTCCTGCAAAAGAAGGGCTTGACTCTAAATCCTATTACCAGCTTATATTATATAGCTCCATGCAG TTTCGTGTTTCTATTTGTGCCCTGGTATTTCCTAGAGAAGCCTGGGATGGAGATTTCACAGATCCAGTTCAACTCCTGGATCTTTCTTTCCAATGCTATCTGTGCTCTTGCCCTGAACTTCTCAATATTCTTGGTTATTGGTAGAACTGGAGCAGTTACCATCCGAGTTGCTGGTGTCCTGAAAGATTGGATACTGATAGCCCTTTCGACTATCATATTCCCAGAGTCAACCATTACTGGGCTGAATATTATTGGCTATGCAATTG CCCTATGTGGTGTTGTGATGTATAACTACCTGAAGGTTAAGGATGTCCGAGCATCTCAACTGCCCTCCGAAAGTCTTCTAGAAAGAATCGGGAAG GACTGGAAGCTAGAGAAGAAGTCCTCTGACGTTCACAGACCAGACAGCGGTGATGATAACAATGGAGGTAGCGGTAGAGGAAACAATTTTGCTTCTGACCTAAATGTAGACGAAGAGGCAGCTGTGATTCCTTCAAGATTGTCTCATATTGGACGATCGCAGCTTAACAGCAGCCATGGGGTGTAA
- the LOC127811300 gene encoding novel plant SNARE 13, with the protein MANLDLQMNPQMEQIHGEIRDNFRALANGFQKLDKIKDSNRQSKQLEELTGRMRECKRLIKEFDREIKDEESKNPPEVNKQLNDEKQSLIKELNSYVALRKTYMSSLGNKRVELFEGGAGATDPTADDNVQMASAMSNQELINAGTKTMDETDQAIDRSKQVVAQTIEVGTQTAVTLKGQTEQMGRIVNELDTIQFSIKKASQLVKEIGRQVATDRCIMLFLFLIVCGVIAIIIVKIVNPNNKSIRDIPGLAPPAPTARRLLFSKTE; encoded by the exons AAATGGTTTCCAGAAACTGGATAAGATTAAAGACTCTAATAGACAGAGTAAACAGCTGGAGGAACTTACAGGGAGGATGAGAGAATGTAAAAG AttaatcaaagagtttgatcgTGAAATTAAAGATGAGGAAAGCAAAAATCCTCCCGAGGTTAACAAGCAACTCAACGATGAGAAGCAATCCTTG ATCAAAGAGCTGAATTCATATGTGGCGTTAAGAAAGAC GTATATGAGCAGCCTTGGTAATAAGAGGGTGGAACTCTTTGAAGGGGGTGCAGGTGCTACTGATCCTACAGCTGATGACAATGTTCAAATGGCATCAG CAATGTCAAATCAGGAGCTTATTAATGCTGGGACGAAGACAATGGATGAGACTGATCAGGCAATTGACCGCTCCAAACAG GTTGTTGCACAAACAATTGAAGTGGGGACCCAAACAGCTGTTACACTAAAAGGCCAA ACTGAGCAAATGGGCCGAATAGTTAATGAGCTTGATACAATTCAGTTCTCCATCAAGAAAGCCTCCCAGCTTGTGAAGGAGATTGGTAGGCAG GTGGCTACAGATAGATGCATCATGCTTTTTCTATTTCTCATTGTCTGTGGCGTCATTGCCATAATTATTGTGAAG ATTGTGAATCCGAATAACAAAAGCATCAGGGACATCCCTGGCTTGGCTCCTCCAGCCCCCACAGCGAGGAGACTGTTGTTTAGCAAGACCGAGTGA